A stretch of the Corythoichthys intestinalis isolate RoL2023-P3 chromosome 22, ASM3026506v1, whole genome shotgun sequence genome encodes the following:
- the LOC130910520 gene encoding uncharacterized protein LOC130910520 has product MSTSECTTAKELTQVMEERMNQVQARFQAITEQLEIQLDEMGTRINNLEENVMELMTQASMEDLPISKVTDLLPQ; this is encoded by the exons atgtcaacatctgAGTGCACAACAGCCAAAGAGCTGACGCAAGTG ATGGAAGAGAGAATGAATCAAGTACAGGCGAGATTCCAGGCCATCACCGAACAACTGGAAATACA ACTAGATGAGATGGGAACACGGATCAACAATCTGGAGGAGAACGTGATGGAGCTCATGACGCAAGCCAGCATGGAAGACCTGCCTATTTCCAAAGTGACCGACCTTCTTCCTCAATAG